In Drosophila subpulchrella strain 33 F10 #4 breed RU33 chromosome 3R, RU_Dsub_v1.1 Primary Assembly, whole genome shotgun sequence, the following are encoded in one genomic region:
- the LOC119563219 gene encoding coiled-coil domain-containing protein 149 — MDLDDVASHHGFGQHMVMATYNVETSAVHRKLQSKVEALRILRQELEQFRVERDQYKLVAETLQLRYSALKSNSELLAVGGCGALSENSSLAALLHETREQNLKLSTEVEALRQRLNELQGDMELLRETEASNKSRVQAMASENAARNKEELQWRRERANFICHLEGLKKRNAQLAFDLKAVIDEKEELITERDAYKCKAHRLNHELFVALRAKKTHPRLLDIDGVLLENKYLHERVKIQDSELELTKQSITKYKTMLDAKRKKGIVKLGGGSTNDDTILSPRQVKTILESGIDLPQKTESLSDLKSLCLALLNNLNDKNLALTHQKKTNKILAGKMTELEQRWQQLLSGNEDNSEGQEEDEEYGYAPSQLLLNGYCAAMVDDVDISSTPSIAPDNEGVAITPDPEDSRKPKSAEALHSDDGMSSLSTESVDSSVYEVDVQPDDFQKSSSATTDSGNCGLSSRCTGTPRISSAVARERMEDLKDLPPHLATLVQKALHELDMRDYEAMVTIRAENLSAIP, encoded by the exons ATGGACTTGGACGATGTGGCAAGTCACCATGGATTCGGCCAGCATATGGTCATGGCCACGTACAATGTGGAG ACCTCGGCGGTGCACAGGAAACTGCAGAGCAAGGTTGAGGCCCTGAGGATCCTGCGTCAGGAGCTGGAGCAGTTTCGCGTGGAACGAGACCAGTACAAGCTGGTGGCGGAGACCCTGCAGCTGCGCTACTCGGCGCTGAAGAGCAACAGTGAACTGTTGGCCGTCGGCGGGTGTGGTGCCCTCAGCGAGAACTCCAGCCTGGCCGCCCTGCTCCATGAGACGCGGGAGCAAAATCTTAAGCTCAGCACTGAGGTGGAGGCCCTGAGGCAGCGGCTCAACGAGCTCCAGGGCGACATGGAACTGCTTCGCGAGACGGAGGCCAGCAACAAGTCGCGTGTCCAGGCGATGGCCAGTGAGAATGCCGCCCGCAACAAGGAGGAGCTGCAGTGGCGTCGGGAACGGGCCAACTTTATCTGCCATCTGGAGGGGCTCAAGAAGCGGAATGCCCAGCTGGCCTTCGATCTCAAGGCGGTCATCGATGAGAAGGAGGAGCTGATCACCGAGCGGGATGCCTACAAGTGCAAGGCCCATCGCCTCAACCACGAGCTCTTTGTGGCCCTTAGGGCTAAGAAAACGCATCCTAGA CTTTTGGACATCGATGGTGTTTTGCTGGAGAACAAGTACCTGCATGAACGTGTGAAGATCCAAGACAGCGAACTGGAACTGACCAAACAGAGCATTACCAAGTACAAG ACCATGTTAGATGCAAAAAGGAAAAAGGGTATTGTAAAACTTGGAGGTGGCAGCACAAATGATGACACCATACTAAGCCCCCGACAAG TTAAAACAATCTTGGAGAGTGGCATTGATCTGCCTCAAAAAACAGAGAGCTTAAGCGACCTAAAATCCTTGTGTCTGGCTCTGCTGAACAATCTAAACGATAAGAATTTAGCCCTGACTCACCAAAAGAAGACCAACAA AATACTGGCTGGCAAGATGACGGAGCTGGAACAGCGATGGCAGCAGCTTCTCTCCGGAAACGAAGATAACTCAGAGGGTCAGGAGGAAGACGAGGAGTACGGCTATGCTCCCTCCCAGCTGCTCCTCAATGGTTATTGCGCCGCCATGGTTGATGATGTCGACATCAGCAGTACTCCGTCCATTGCTCCAGACAACGAAGGCGTCGCCATTACACCAGATCCTGAAGATTCTAGAAAGCCCAAATCGGCTGAGGCCCTGCACTCCGACGATGGAATGTCCTCGCTTTCGACCGAGTCGGTGGACTCCTCTGTGTACGAGGTCGATGTGCAGCCCGATGACTTCCAGAAGTCTTCGTCCGCCACCACGGATTCGGGCAATTGCGGTCTGAGCAGTCGATGTACCGGCACACCGAGAATATCCAGTGCTGTGGCCCGGGAACGGATGGAGGACCTGAAGGACCTGCCGCCTCACCTGGCCACTCTGGTGCAGAAGGCTCTCCACGAACTGGACATGAGGGATTACGAGGCCATGGTCACGATAAGGGCCGAAAATCTATCTGCTATTCCTTAG
- the LOC119563220 gene encoding copper homeostasis protein cutC homolog isoform X1 — MASHDIKLEVCVDSIRSAFAAEAGGAARIELCSALGEGGLTPSVGTLKTLKETLTLPIYCMLRPRRGTDFVYSDEEMCAVLTDMDLLRENGADGFVFGSLNPDRSINVDQCRQVMLESGGLPVTFHRAFDLTDQKSMDENVELLRELGFKRLLTSGFRPSAADGLDCLAQLIAKHHRDFIVMPGAGIKVSNLEEILTVSRCLEFHASAQDTAGEDYVAPTTTRMECDVTMGKQDVDPYFGTNANVVRKMVTIANAMSCR; from the coding sequence ATGGCCAGCCACGACATCAAGCTGGAGGTCTGCGTGGACTCCATTCGATCTGCTTTTGCCGCCGAAGCTGGCGGCGCTGCGCGGATTGAGCTCTGCTCGGCCCTGGGCGAAGGCGGCTTGACCCCCAGTGTGGGCACTCTGAAAACCCTGAAGGAAACCCTCACCCTGCCCATTTACTGCATGCTGAGACCCCGACGGGGCACGGACTTTGTCTACAGCGACGAGGAAATGTGCGCCGTGCTGACGGACATGGATCTGCTGCGGGAGAATGGCGCCGATGGCTTTGTTTTCGGTTCCCTGAATCCGGATCGCAGTATCAATGTGGACCAGTGCCGGCAGGTGATGCTGGAGTCGGGAGGCCTGCCGGTAACCTTTCACCGCGCCTTCGACCTCACCGACCAGAAGAGCATGGACGAGAACGTTGAGCTGCTAAGGGAACTGGGCTTCAAGCGGCTGTTAACCAGCGGTTTCCGTCCCTCGGCCGCCGATGGTCTGGATTGCCTGGCGCAGCTGATAGCCAAGCACCACAGGGACTTCATTGTGATGCCCGGCGCTGGCATCAAGGTGTCCAACTTGGAGGAGATCCTCACGGTCAGTCGCTGCCTGGAGTTTCACGCCTCCGCCCAGGACACGGCCGGCGAGGACTATGTGGCGCCCACCACCACGCGCATGGAGTGCGACGTGACCATGGGCAAACAGGACGTGGACCCGTACTTCGGAACGAATGCCAACGTGGTGCGCAAGATGGTCACCATCGCGAATGCCATGAGCTGCCGCTGA
- the LOC119563220 gene encoding uncharacterized protein LOC119563220 isoform X2: MIVETIQSPSALRLHYFNHHLANVENILRRIETYSLELNNHICGTKKLVATNQNLIARLKKNDQTMKTLLEDKDQEKQVGRKNLSDKRQCHLRKTCKVTNIREICWTQCKSHNTTQKEEKTQDWAEIRRKSHTLLSSLKKDFERQKGGQELRDETIPMFDRNEEIIFKVKCIFKLVEKLDFKTARIADVKAVCRRVLSGMFTRQKPCCQHKVVKSHITLIYPENPYLST, encoded by the exons ATGATTGTGGAAACAATACAGAGCCCATCTGCTTTGAGGCTACATTACTTTAATCATCACTTGGCCAATGTGGAAAATATATTGCGCAGAATAGAAACCTACAGTCTTGAGCTAAATAACCATATTTGTGGCACAAAGAAGCTGGTGGCCACCaatcaaaatttaattgcacgTCTCAAGAAAAATGATCAAACTATGAAGACGCTACTGGAGGATAAAGATCAAGAAAAGCAAGTGGG ACGAAAAAATCTTTCGGATAAAAGGCAGTGTCATCTTCGTAAGACCTGCAAGGTGACCAACATTCGGGAGATATGTTGGACGCAATGCAAGTCTCACAACACGACACAGAAAGAAGAAAAAACCCAGGACTGGGCGGAAATACGCAGGAAATCCCATACTTTGCTCAGCTCTCTCAAGAAAGATTTTGAACGGCAGAAAGGTGGCCAGGAGCTTAGGGACGAAACAATACCAATGTTCGATCGAAACGAGGAGATCATTTTTAAAG TAAAATGCATCTTCAAGTTGGTCGAAAAGCTGGACTTTAAAACAGCAAGAATTGCAGATGTGAAAGCAGTTTGCAGACGAGTGCTAAGTGGAATGTTTACGCGTCAGAAACCCTGTTGTCAGCATAAAGTTGTTAAGTCCCATATTACACTTATTTACCCCGAAAATCCCTACTTGTCTAcctaa
- the LOC119563370 gene encoding programmed cell death protein 10 — translation MTMGEPTTSLVLPVILRPIFSQLERRDVGAAQSLRSAILKSEQNNPGFCYDLVATIVRRADLNVNLNEAVLRLQGNITEADLNEYRLTRTEEPFQELNRKSVALKVILSRIPDEINDRKTFLETIKEIASAIKKLLDVVNEIGSFIPGVTGKQAVEQRKKEFVKYSKKFSTTLKEYFKEGQPNAVFISALFLIRQTNQIMLTVKSKCE, via the exons ATGACAATGGGCGAGCCAACCACGTCTCTCGTTCTGCCCGTCATACTGCGGCCCATTTTCTCCCAG CTCGAGCGACGCGACGTAGGCGCTGCCCAATCTCTGCGCTCCGCCATTCTCAAATCGGAGCAGAACAATCCGGGCTTCTGCTATGACCTCGTTGCCACCATTGTGCGGCGGGCCGATCTGAATGTGAACCTAAACGAGGCCGTGCTCCGATTGCAGGGCAACATTACGGAAGCGGATC TCAACGAGTACCGCTTGACGCGCACGGAGGAGCCTTTCCAGGAGCTCAACCGCAAGTCCGTGGCCCTCAAGGTGATCCTGAGTCGCATACCCGATGAGATAAACGACAGGAAGACCTTCCTCGAGACCATCAA GGAAATCGCCAGCGCCATAAAGAAACTGCTCGATGTGGTCAACGAGATCGGCTCGTTCATACCGGGCGTTACGGGCAAGCAGGCTGTGGAGCAGCGAAAGAAGGAGTTTGTCAAATATTCCAAGAAGTTCAGCACAACGCTGAAGGAGTACTTCAAAGAAGGACA ACCGAATGCAGTATTCATAAGTGCACTTTTTCTAATACGGCAAACGAATCAAATAATGCTGACAGTTAAGAGTAAATGCGAGTAG
- the LOC119563220 gene encoding uncharacterized protein LOC119563220 isoform X3, producing the protein MIVETIQSPSALRLHYFNHHLANVENILRRIETYSLELNNHICGTKKLVATNQNLIARLKKNDQTMKTLLEDKDQEKQVGQCHLRKTCKVTNIREICWTQCKSHNTTQKEEKTQDWAEIRRKSHTLLSSLKKDFERQKGGQELRDETIPMFDRNEEIIFKVKCIFKLVEKLDFKTARIADVKAVCRRVLSGMFTRQKPCCQHKVVKSHITLIYPENPYLST; encoded by the exons ATGATTGTGGAAACAATACAGAGCCCATCTGCTTTGAGGCTACATTACTTTAATCATCACTTGGCCAATGTGGAAAATATATTGCGCAGAATAGAAACCTACAGTCTTGAGCTAAATAACCATATTTGTGGCACAAAGAAGCTGGTGGCCACCaatcaaaatttaattgcacgTCTCAAGAAAAATGATCAAACTATGAAGACGCTACTGGAGGATAAAGATCAAGAAAAGCAAGTGGG GCAGTGTCATCTTCGTAAGACCTGCAAGGTGACCAACATTCGGGAGATATGTTGGACGCAATGCAAGTCTCACAACACGACACAGAAAGAAGAAAAAACCCAGGACTGGGCGGAAATACGCAGGAAATCCCATACTTTGCTCAGCTCTCTCAAGAAAGATTTTGAACGGCAGAAAGGTGGCCAGGAGCTTAGGGACGAAACAATACCAATGTTCGATCGAAACGAGGAGATCATTTTTAAAG TAAAATGCATCTTCAAGTTGGTCGAAAAGCTGGACTTTAAAACAGCAAGAATTGCAGATGTGAAAGCAGTTTGCAGACGAGTGCTAAGTGGAATGTTTACGCGTCAGAAACCCTGTTGTCAGCATAAAGTTGTTAAGTCCCATATTACACTTATTTACCCCGAAAATCCCTACTTGTCTAcctaa
- the LOC119563220 gene encoding uncharacterized protein LOC119563220 isoform X4, whose translation MIVETIQSPSALRLHYFNHHLANVENILRRIETYSLELNNHICGTKKLVATNQNLIARLKKNDQTMKTLLEDKDQEKQVGRKNLSDKRQCHLRKTCKVTNIREICWTQCKSHNTTQKEEKTQDWAEIRRKSHTLLSSLKKDFERQKGGQELRDETIPMFDRNEEIIFKEWCP comes from the exons ATGATTGTGGAAACAATACAGAGCCCATCTGCTTTGAGGCTACATTACTTTAATCATCACTTGGCCAATGTGGAAAATATATTGCGCAGAATAGAAACCTACAGTCTTGAGCTAAATAACCATATTTGTGGCACAAAGAAGCTGGTGGCCACCaatcaaaatttaattgcacgTCTCAAGAAAAATGATCAAACTATGAAGACGCTACTGGAGGATAAAGATCAAGAAAAGCAAGTGGG ACGAAAAAATCTTTCGGATAAAAGGCAGTGTCATCTTCGTAAGACCTGCAAGGTGACCAACATTCGGGAGATATGTTGGACGCAATGCAAGTCTCACAACACGACACAGAAAGAAGAAAAAACCCAGGACTGGGCGGAAATACGCAGGAAATCCCATACTTTGCTCAGCTCTCTCAAGAAAGATTTTGAACGGCAGAAAGGTGGCCAGGAGCTTAGGGACGAAACAATACCAATGTTCGATCGAAACGAGGAGATCATTTTTAAAG AATGGTGTCCTTAG